Within the candidate division KSB1 bacterium genome, the region ATCCTGTTTGGATCTGGACTAGGTTCATTAAAATCTATAACCCTGGATGAGGTAGGAATTGCCGTCGGAGGGCACAATGATTACATTGACTTGTTGGTGGGCACAGGGCTTATTAGCGTAATTTTTTATATAATCTTTCAAATAGCGCTATACAAAAATGCCATTCAAGTTTACAAACATATTGATTTATCCATAGGAAAGATTTCGATATTAGTAATATTAGCAACTATAACAGCTGGAATGCTAAATGGTATCATTTATGGTCAGAGCAATGTTTATGGAGCTGTTGTTCTTGGCATTGCGGTAGGAAAATCTGCTAAGAAAAAAGAATCACTATGAAAAATAAATTGTATCCTAATCTAGGCATCATTATACCAGCAGATATCAAAAGACAATTTCCTCAGGGTGGGGCTTTAACATTTGTCCTTAACTTTGCTGAATTGTATCAAGGGGAAATAATTATTTTTGATGCCACGTTGAAAAGAAAAGAACTCTTTGCTTCAAGAAAAATAAAATTTAATAATGTATCATTAGAAAGGATCCCAATTATTAGAATTATAAACAATAAATATATTCCTATTCGATTGCAATCACTATTATTCTATATCTTATCAATTTCAAAATTATACAATCTAGCAAAAAAAATAGATGCATTTTATGTCCATTCTCCAGAAGCTGCTCTTCCGCTTGTTATTTTTAAATATAAAAAAGTTATATATCATATGCATGGAGCGACAAATCCCTTATTATACAGCAAATTTAGATTCTTTAGGAAAAAAATATTTCAAAAGCTTTTTGATATTTTTATTCATTTCCCTATTATCAAAAGATCTGATTTGATTATTACCATAAATGAAGAATGTCAAAACCTGGTTAATTTGGTTTACAAAAATACGAGATCTTTTTATCTGCCAAATTTAGTAAATAGAAATATGTTTAAAAAATTAGAAAAAGCAAAGTGCAGAGAGCTTTTGGGATTAAAAAAAGATGAAACGATTATTTTATACGTTGGCCGCTTGTCAGAAGTTAAGGGCCTATATTTTTTATTAGATGTTTTTTATCATCTGCAGTCATCACATAGCAGCGATTTGAAACTGATTTTCGTTGGAACGGGGGAAGAGGAATCAAATTTGAAGTCAAAATGCAAGCAGCTTGGAATTACAAATTGTGTTGAGTTTCATGGAAAAGTCAACTATGAAAAAATGCCCATATATTATAATAGCTCTGATTTATTCATCCTTCCATCTTATCGAGAAGGAACCCCAATGGTCCTGCTTGAAGCGATGAGTTGTGGTGCGAAAATACTTACTTCGACTGCTGGGAATACTGAAAAACTCCTAAAGAATTATCCGTTAAAAATAGTTTTGAAAAACCATTGCTTAGAAGAATGGAAGGATGCAATAATAAAGCTTTTGAATATTGAAATCAAAAATAACTTTAGTGTTAAAGAAGATGTATTTTTTTCTAATTTTATTAATGAACTGAAAAAGCTAAGATTGTAAAAATTAGTTTAATATTTTTCCGATAAGCATAATAATATGTTTATAATTAATTAGCTTGCCATTCATAACAAATTAATAAAAAAATACAAATTATTTTGATAATAGCTGATATGAAGTTTACGACTCTAATTGACAAAAAACGTCTGCCGCTTTCAAAAGAAGAATTTATTTTCAGTATCTGCAAAGATAAAGAAAAAATATTGCATCTTGGATGCGTTGACTCAGGTTTACTCGAAGAACGGATACAACAAAATCAATTGCTACATTTAAGATTAATTGAAATGTTTGGACAAAGCAGAGTGTTTGGTTTGGATCAAGATGAAGCGGGAATTGAGATTTTACGAAAGAAGGGAATAGAGAATCTTTTAATCGCAAATGCAGAAAATATGAATTTCCAGGATAAATTTGATATTATCGTTGCTGGAGACATCATTGAGCATGTCAATAATGTTGGTAATTTTTTGAAAAGCATATATAGAGCATTAAATAATGATGGGATATTAATAATTTCTACACCAAATGCGCATTATTATTTATTTTTCATTGCATATTTTTGGGGCATAGAGTCTATTCATCCAGATCACAATTATTTATTTTCTGCTACATCCCTGGCTACGGTTTTGAAAAAGCACGATTTTAAAATATTAGAGTATTATTTTTGGGGGACACCTGAAAACTTTTTTAAATCAAGCGACAAAATAGTGCTCAAATTAGTTAAACTTATATTTAAATTATTAGCAAATTTAATATTTTATATTTCGAAATATATGTTTCCCCAATATTTGCCTTCAATAATTATGTGTGCTAAAAAATGAAAATCAGAATAATAGTTATCGGTTCAATCCCACCACCCTATCATGGCTCAAATATCTATTTGAAAGATCTCCTTGACTCAAAAATCAAAGACATTTTTGACATACAACATCTCAATACAAACGACAAAAGAAATGATCTGGACAATCTCGGCAAATTTGACTGGATCAATATTTACACCAGCATTAAAAATTTAGTCCAACTAATATATCAGTGCTTCATTTATAAACCGAAGCTGATATATTTATGCCCTGCCCAGGGTCCTGCATACTTGCGAGATGGCCTCTTTATCCTGATTTCGAAGATATTTTCAAGAGCAAAGATAATCCAACATCTGCATGGATCTGATTTCGATCGTTTCTACTTGCGCTCGAATTGGTTTGTCAAGAGATTCATTGATGTGACTCAGAATAGAGTGGAACGCACGATTGTCCTTGGTAATTCCTTGAAACGCATTTTCTCACGCTGGCACAAAGAGACGGAAATTGATGTCGTGCCGAACGGCATAGATTTAAACATCGATATTAAGCATAAGAATTTTAATTCCCATTTGCCAACGTTGTATTTTTTCGGGAATCTGCTTAAATTTAAGGGCATTCACATTGCAGTGCAAGCGCTTGGATTGATAAAAAAGAAATATCCCGACATCCAATTGAAAATTGCGGGCAATTGGGCCTACGACCCTGTCTTTAATGAAAGCCAGTATAAAATAAAAAGTGAAATTGAACAAATCATTAAAAGCGAGCAGCTTCATGATAATATTCAGTTTCTAGGTCCTGTTTATGATGAAAGAAAAATCGAGCTTTTGTGTAACTCGGATATCCTGGTATATCCCAGCATCAATGATGGGCTGCCTTTGGTCATTTTAGAGTCCATGGCTGCGGGAAATGTGGTGATATCCATTCGAGATGTGGGCGCTATTTCAGATGTTGTTTTGCATAACGAGACAGGGATTTTGATAAACCAGCAGGAACCACAAGAAGTTGCTAATGCGATAGAGTATCTCATAGAAAATCCAGGGGAACGAAAGAGGCTCGGGCTTAATGCGCATAACCGTTATCGACAATGCTATACCAAAGCCATCCACATCAATCGCATGATCGAGGTCTTCAATAAAGTTCTTGCAGAGAACTGAAAAATATGTGCGGCATTAGCGGACTCATCCATTGTGGCGAGCCAGAAACGCTGCAGCGCTTTACAAAGGATTTGCGCTGTTTATTAAGTTTTTAATTGTTTGGGATTTTAAATGAATATAGATACCAGAGCTTTTCTTGAATATTGCGATTCATATCAGCAATTAAAAGTCGATTTGATCATCAAAAAATGGTCTCAATTATTTAAAAATGCCATTCATCCAAATGATACAATTGTTATTAAACCAAATTGGATCGCCCACTCCCATAAATATAATAAGAATGAATGGCAATCCGTTATCACGCATCCTGCGGTGATTACAGCGGTTCTAAAAATCGTTTTAGACCAACTGAATGGCAATGGAAGGGTCATAATCACCGATGGTCCTCAAACCGACTCATCATGGGCAAAGCTAATGAAGATCATGCAGCCGCAGCAATGGATCGAAATGGGCAAAAAAGCAGGGGTGGGAGTGGAGGTTCTGGATTTAAGAGAGGATGAATGGGAAAGCCAGGGCGATGTGATTGTCTCCAGAAGAAAATTGCCTGGTGATCCATTGGGTTCAACGGAATGTGACTTGAAAAACTATAGTGAATTTATCAATCATCGAGCATCCAAAAAAGGATATTATGGAGCAGATTATAATAAATCAGAGACCAATGAAGCGCATTCAAACGGCCATCATCGATACAAAGTTTCTCGATCTGTAATTGAAGCCGATGTGTTTATCAACTTGCCCAAATTAAAAACGCATAAAAAAGCAGGTATAACA harbors:
- a CDS encoding glycosyltransferase family 4 protein encodes the protein MKNKLYPNLGIIIPADIKRQFPQGGALTFVLNFAELYQGEIIIFDATLKRKELFASRKIKFNNVSLERIPIIRIINNKYIPIRLQSLLFYILSISKLYNLAKKIDAFYVHSPEAALPLVIFKYKKVIYHMHGATNPLLYSKFRFFRKKIFQKLFDIFIHFPIIKRSDLIITINEECQNLVNLVYKNTRSFYLPNLVNRNMFKKLEKAKCRELLGLKKDETIILYVGRLSEVKGLYFLLDVFYHLQSSHSSDLKLIFVGTGEEESNLKSKCKQLGITNCVEFHGKVNYEKMPIYYNSSDLFILPSYREGTPMVLLEAMSCGAKILTSTAGNTEKLLKNYPLKIVLKNHCLEEWKDAIIKLLNIEIKNNFSVKEDVFFSNFINELKKLRL
- a CDS encoding class I SAM-dependent methyltransferase → MKFTTLIDKKRLPLSKEEFIFSICKDKEKILHLGCVDSGLLEERIQQNQLLHLRLIEMFGQSRVFGLDQDEAGIEILRKKGIENLLIANAENMNFQDKFDIIVAGDIIEHVNNVGNFLKSIYRALNNDGILIISTPNAHYYLFFIAYFWGIESIHPDHNYLFSATSLATVLKKHDFKILEYYFWGTPENFFKSSDKIVLKLVKLIFKLLANLIFYISKYMFPQYLPSIIMCAKK
- a CDS encoding glycosyltransferase family 4 protein, whose protein sequence is MTQNRVERTIVLGNSLKRIFSRWHKETEIDVVPNGIDLNIDIKHKNFNSHLPTLYFFGNLLKFKGIHIAVQALGLIKKKYPDIQLKIAGNWAYDPVFNESQYKIKSEIEQIIKSEQLHDNIQFLGPVYDERKIELLCNSDILVYPSINDGLPLVILESMAAGNVVISIRDVGAISDVVLHNETGILINQQEPQEVANAIEYLIENPGERKRLGLNAHNRYRQCYTKAIHINRMIEVFNKVLAEN